The Candidatus Cloacimonadota bacterium genome contains a region encoding:
- the mrdA gene encoding penicillin-binding protein 2 produces the protein MYKASSIRVVRYIILFLFLVLFASLFRLQVIEGKKYESIAENNIVRIKKLLPVRGEIFDQKFRSIALNKPSINLYCTPGKVADKLKLIEFISQNFSIKSEEIEKILYENRFRLYQEILLVQNVDHSNLVRVMEFFNYYPSLSYKTESIRDYSYPNHFSGHLGRINEKEYKVRKEQGYTINSFLGKTGLEKQYESLLRGKNGHRIIQVDASGNDLQLFKHNLDKPAQNGADLILTIDNQLQAYSNSIFPEDMKGAIVVMNAETGGILTYLSKPEFDQNIFSSNISTTVWNELMNDQDKPMLDRIIHGAYPPGSVYKPIMATLGLETNTIQKDTKLVACDGGLMVGDRYFKCWWEEGHGRLDVIDAMKVSCDVFFYDLSLKFSLDDINQFSKKNMITRKTGVDLPSERSGFFPTHKWYIDNYGKYVPIIGHKVNLAIGQGEVLTTTLQICAYYAALSNNGKWMRPHLLKKYILGNKTSNFKTEGVQIPVSEENLELLRLSLWKAVNERYGTGTAANVGGVDVYGKTGSAENHMGEETHSWFAGFVETDEYKISFIVFVENGGHGGSVAAPIAGKIIQFYDALRKQK, from the coding sequence ATGTATAAAGCAAGTTCTATTCGAGTTGTAAGATACATAATATTATTTCTATTCCTGGTGCTTTTTGCTTCTCTTTTCCGGCTGCAGGTCATCGAAGGAAAGAAATATGAATCGATAGCAGAAAATAATATCGTTCGCATCAAAAAGCTGCTTCCTGTTCGAGGTGAGATTTTCGATCAGAAATTTCGATCGATTGCTTTGAATAAACCATCTATAAATCTTTACTGCACTCCGGGAAAAGTAGCAGACAAACTAAAATTGATCGAATTTATCAGCCAGAATTTCAGCATTAAATCAGAAGAGATAGAAAAAATATTATATGAAAATAGATTTCGTTTGTATCAGGAAATTCTTCTCGTGCAGAATGTAGATCATTCCAATCTGGTAAGAGTAATGGAGTTTTTCAATTATTATCCTTCGCTTTCCTACAAAACAGAAAGTATTCGAGATTATTCTTATCCGAATCATTTCAGCGGTCATCTGGGAAGGATCAATGAAAAAGAATACAAAGTTAGAAAAGAACAAGGCTATACGATAAATAGTTTTCTGGGAAAAACAGGACTGGAAAAGCAATATGAAAGTTTACTGCGCGGTAAAAATGGACATCGAATAATTCAAGTAGATGCCAGTGGAAACGATTTACAGTTATTCAAGCATAATTTAGATAAACCTGCTCAAAATGGGGCTGATCTCATCTTGACAATAGATAATCAATTACAAGCTTATTCGAACAGCATTTTCCCAGAAGACATGAAAGGTGCAATCGTGGTAATGAATGCTGAAACAGGCGGCATTCTTACCTATTTAAGCAAACCAGAATTCGATCAGAATATTTTCAGCAGCAATATTTCAACTACTGTCTGGAACGAATTGATGAACGACCAGGATAAACCAATGCTGGACAGGATAATTCACGGAGCTTATCCACCCGGATCTGTTTATAAACCAATAATGGCTACTTTGGGTTTGGAAACAAATACGATCCAGAAAGACACGAAACTGGTTGCCTGTGATGGTGGATTGATGGTTGGAGATCGTTATTTTAAATGCTGGTGGGAAGAAGGACACGGAAGACTTGATGTGATAGATGCCATGAAAGTTTCCTGTGATGTTTTTTTCTATGATCTTTCTCTCAAATTCAGTTTGGATGATATCAATCAATTCAGCAAGAAAAACATGATAACCCGCAAAACTGGAGTCGATCTTCCATCTGAACGTTCAGGTTTTTTCCCGACTCATAAATGGTACATCGATAATTATGGAAAATATGTACCTATAATCGGACACAAAGTAAATCTTGCCATTGGACAAGGTGAAGTTCTTACTACAACACTACAGATTTGTGCCTATTATGCAGCTTTATCCAATAATGGCAAATGGATGAGACCACATCTTCTAAAAAAATATATTTTGGGCAATAAAACTTCCAATTTCAAAACTGAAGGTGTGCAAATTCCGGTATCAGAAGAGAATTTAGAGTTATTGAGATTATCGTTGTGGAAGGCTGTAAATGAACGTTATGGAACTGGTACTGCTGCCAATGTAGGCGGAGTGGATGTCTATGGTAAAACCGGTTCGGCAGAAAATCATATGGGAGAAGAAACTCACTCCTGGTTTGCCGGTTTTGTAGAAACAGATGAATATAAAATTTCATTCATAGTATTTGTGGAAAATGGTGGCCATGGTGGAAGTGTAGCAGCACCGATTGCCGGTAAAATAATCCAGTTCTATGATGCTTTGAGGAAACAGAAATGA
- the mreD gene encoding rod shape-determining protein MreD: protein MKIVNLIILGIFVLYFQIIFASNFVFWGIIPNFIIAFIIYLCVNSGIRSALTISFFWGLALDLMQPLYLGMNALIFIILAMIISNFHESVNKRRFIVVSFSVFLINLFYYLIFIFYNLIAIQSRHGFFSDFLLSVVYNSIISILLIYIFELLSKLKLVIDV from the coding sequence ATGAAGATAGTTAATTTGATAATTCTGGGAATTTTTGTTTTATATTTTCAGATTATTTTTGCATCTAACTTTGTGTTTTGGGGAATTATTCCCAATTTTATTATTGCTTTTATCATCTACCTGTGTGTAAATTCAGGAATTCGATCAGCACTGACAATTTCATTTTTCTGGGGATTGGCATTAGATTTGATGCAGCCTTTGTATCTTGGTATGAACGCTCTTATTTTTATTATTCTGGCAATGATCATCAGCAATTTTCATGAAAGCGTGAATAAAAGGAGATTTATTGTTGTTAGCTTCAGCGTTTTCCTGATAAACCTATTTTATTATTTAATCTTTATTTTTTACAATCTAATCGCAATCCAATCAAGGCATGGATTCTTTTCCGACTTTTTATTATCAGTTGTTTACAATAGCATCATCTCTATTCTGCTAATTTATATTTTTGAATTATTAAGTAAATTGAAACTTGTGATCGATGTATAA
- a CDS encoding coenzyme F420-0:L-glutamate ligase — MKMNSKSIKVNNIEYLRIPVKTKILSPGDDILEVVTESTRDIIQPNDIITISESPLAITQGRAIPIKDIKVGWLANFLWRFVSKVKYGIGLRAPTSMQCAIDEVGSLRILFAAFIGGLGRLIGRRGKGDFYRIAGMQAALIDAAHTSPVPPYESCVIKGPKDPAKVSKRIKNATGNECAVMDINDIGGCWMIGGSDGIVKDFMEKVMLDNPQGQGDELTPICLIRKA; from the coding sequence ATGAAAATGAACTCAAAATCAATTAAAGTTAATAATATCGAATATCTCCGCATTCCTGTAAAAACTAAAATCCTTTCTCCTGGAGATGATATTCTGGAAGTGGTAACAGAAAGCACGAGAGACATAATTCAACCGAATGATATCATCACGATAAGTGAAAGCCCTTTGGCAATTACACAGGGAAGAGCTATTCCAATTAAAGATATAAAAGTGGGATGGCTGGCAAATTTCCTGTGGCGATTTGTGTCAAAAGTAAAATACGGAATTGGACTGCGAGCTCCTACCAGCATGCAATGCGCTATCGATGAAGTAGGAAGCCTGCGCATTTTATTTGCAGCATTTATCGGAGGACTCGGGCGTTTAATCGGACGCAGAGGAAAAGGCGATTTCTATCGAATTGCCGGAATGCAGGCAGCTCTTATCGATGCAGCTCACACATCACCGGTTCCACCTTATGAAAGTTGTGTGATAAAAGGCCCGAAAGATCCTGCCAAAGTTTCTAAAAGAATAAAGAATGCAACTGGCAACGAGTGTGCAGTAATGGATATAAATGATATTGGCGGTTGCTGGATGATCGGTGGAAGCGATGGAATCGTTAAAGATTTCATGGAAAAAGTGATGTTGGATAATCCACAAGGTCAGGGAGATGAGCTCACGCCGATCTGCCTGATCAGAAAAGCGTAA
- a CDS encoding rod shape-determining protein MreC, giving the protein MKKKFLFFFYFALSLFLIIGGNEARQTKADFLSKTIFSPFVNSVNYIQSLFEVKQKNRLLSEQLAIQTKKIVNLENTIQEINNSKIEYDVENYSYVLADVVGFSGIYFERNLIVNKGILNDVLRNSPVVSNKGVVGKVITSSMNYSIILPLNNPAFKLSVMSKRNKLQGILESDIYGDSYMNLIKLGSDIAVGDTIITSNVSTIFPKGYPVGVITRLKESPDQVYMSAKLRPFVDPASLDQVIILQFTKDLKYENELKIN; this is encoded by the coding sequence GTGAAGAAGAAATTTTTATTTTTCTTTTATTTTGCCCTATCACTTTTTCTTATTATCGGTGGAAACGAAGCCAGACAAACCAAAGCAGATTTTTTAAGTAAGACTATTTTCTCTCCTTTCGTAAATTCAGTAAATTATATTCAGTCACTTTTCGAAGTTAAACAAAAAAACCGTCTTCTTTCGGAACAATTGGCAATACAAACAAAAAAGATCGTGAATCTGGAAAATACAATACAGGAAATAAACAATTCCAAAATCGAATACGATGTAGAAAATTATTCTTATGTTCTGGCAGATGTTGTGGGATTTTCCGGAATATATTTCGAAAGAAATCTGATAGTGAATAAAGGAATTTTGAATGATGTTCTCAGAAATTCTCCGGTAGTTTCCAACAAAGGCGTTGTAGGAAAAGTAATTACCAGTTCCATGAATTACTCGATAATCCTGCCTTTGAACAATCCTGCTTTCAAACTCAGCGTGATGAGTAAGCGAAACAAATTGCAGGGAATTCTGGAATCTGATATTTATGGAGATTCCTATATGAATCTAATTAAGCTGGGTTCGGATATTGCTGTTGGTGATACGATAATCACTTCCAACGTTTCCACAATTTTCCCAAAAGGTTATCCAGTAGGAGTTATCACGCGTCTCAAAGAATCTCCAGATCAGGTTTATATGAGTGCAAAATTGAGACCTTTTGTCGATCCTGCCAGTTTGGATCAAGTAATAATTCTTCAATTTACCAAGGACTTAAAATATGAAAATGAACTCAAAATCAATTAA